DNA from Roseomonas gilardii subsp. gilardii:
ACGTGACCGACGAAGCGCCGGGGATCACGCGGCGCCGCGCGGGGAGCGGCTTCGCCTACCGCGACCCGGACGGGCATCCCCTGCGCGACAAGGCGGAACTCGCCCGCATCCGCGCGCTCGCCATCCCGCCGGCCTATCGCGACGTCTGGATCTGCCCGCAGGCGAACGGGCATCTGCAGGCCACGGGCCGGGATGAGCGGGGCCGCAAGCAGTACCGCTATCATCCCGGCTGGCGGGAGGCACGGGACGCGGCGAAATACGGGCACATGCTGGAATTCGCCGCCTGCCTGCCGGAAATCCGGAAGCGGGTGGCGGCGGACATGGCCCGCCCGGGGCTGCCGCGGGAAAAGGTGCTGGCCACCGTGGTGCGGCTACTGGAGGAAACGCTGATCCGCGTCGGGAACGAGGACTACGCGGAGCAGAACGGCTCCTATGGCCTGACCACCCTGCGGCGCCGGCATGTCAGGCTGGGCGGCGACGAGATCCGCTTCGACTTCAAGGGCAAGAGCGGCAAGCGCTGGCAGCTCGGGTTGCGGGACCGCCGGATCGCGAAGGTGATCCGGGCCTGCCAGGACCTGCCGGGGCAGGAGCTCTTCGCCTATCGCGACGAGGCCGGGGAGGCGCATGCCATCCGGTCCGAGGATGTGAACGACTACCTCCGGGCGATCACCGGGCGCGACATCACGGCCAAGGATTTCCGCACCTGGGCGGGAACAGTGATGGCGGCGCTGGCCCTGCGGGAATTCGAGCGCTTCGACAGCCAGGCGGCGGGCCGACGCAACATCAGCGCGGCCATCGGACAGGTCGCCAGGCGCCTGGGCAACACGCCGGCCGTATGCCGGAAGTGCTATATCCACCCGGACCTGCTGGAAGGCTATCTCGCCGGCAGGCTGGCGCTGGAGATCCGGGAATCGCAGGAAGAGACCGGCGCGCTGCACCCGGAAGAGGTGGCGGTACTGGCACTGCTGACCCATCTCCGGAGCGGCCGGGCCGCGTAGCAGGGGCCTCCCGTGATCGGCGCCGGCCCGCCGGAAGGCGGTGCCTGACGGCACCAGCCTCCGAAACGAGGGGCTGGAGGACCGGAAGCCGGGCCTCAGTAATTCCCCTCGGCTTCGGCCTCGTCCTCGGCCAGCGGCATCACCACCGGGGGCGTGCCCGGAACGCGGTCGGCGGCGGCGGCCACGGCGGCATTCAGCTCCGACTGGGTGCAGAGGCCCAGGATCACCGGATCGCGCGGCTTGATGTTGGCGGAGTTCGCATGGGTGCGGTCCCGCACCTTGGAGATGGTCTCCTTGGTGGTGGCCAGCAGCTTCTCGATCTGCGTGTCGGTCAGCTCAGGGTGGTTGCGGAGCAGCCACAGGATGCCATCCGGCCGGTCGGTGCGCTTGGAGACGGGGATGTAGCGGGCGCCCTTGCCGCGCTTCTTGGGCACCGGGATCGGGCTGGCCAGCAGCTTCAGCCGGGCCTTCGGATCGGCCTCGCAGCGCACGATCTCGTCGCGCGTCAACTGGCCGTTGGCGACCGGGTCATAGCCCACGATGCCCTGCGCCACCTCGCCATCGGCGATCGCCTGCACCTCCAGCGGATGCATGCCGACGAAATCGGCCACCTGCTCGAAGGTGAGGGAGGTCTTGTCGATCAGCCACACGGCGGTGGCCTTGGGCATCAGGGGGCTGGACATCGGAGCGTAACCTCTGGACAGGGGCCTGGCCCCCGGGGAAGGAGCGTCGGGCAAAGAGCATCAGGGGGCCGCCATGGGAAAGGCCCCGTGAACGGGGTGGACCCATGAAGGGGCCGGGGGCCGCCCGCTGCGGCAGGTCGGCGCCTCCTATAGTGAGAGGCCCGGGCCGGGTCAAAACCCCGGCGAGCCAATCCCGATCAAAAGAGTCGGACAGGCGGAAGAGCCGCCATTCCGCGCCGCCAGGGGCGCCAGGACGAGCCTCCCCGGAAACAGGGAAAAGGGCCGGCGGATCGCTCCGCCAGCCCCATCATCCCAAGGCCCGGAAGAAGCGGACCCAGGGGGCATGCAAGGCCGGGGTCAGGCCGCCTTGGGCTGGCCCTCGCCCGATCTGTTCGCCACTTCCAGGGCGGCACGAGGCGCGGCCGTCCCGATGGCGATGCGGCGGGGCTTCAGCGCCTCGGGCACCTCGCGCTTCAGGGAGACATGCAGGAGGCCGTTCTCCATATCCGCGCCCTGGACCTGGATATGGTCCGCGAGCACGAAACGGCGCTCGAAGGCGCGGCCGGCGATGCCACGATGCAGATAGCGGCGCTGCGTGTCCTCCTGGGCCGCCTTGCCGGACACCACCAGGACATTGTCCTGCGTCGTGATCTCGATGTCGTCGGGGCCGAAGCCTGCCACAGCCATGGTCAGCACATAGGCGTCGTCCGACACGCGCTCGATATTATAGGGCGGATAGGCAGGGCCTTCCGCGGCGGCGCGGGCAGTGTCCACGAGGCGCGCCATGCGGTCGAAGCCGATGGCGGTGCGCAGAAGGGGGGAAAGGTCGAAAGCGTTCACGAGAACCTCCTCAAGCCAAGCAAGGTCCAGTTGCGGGGCGGCATCCGGGCCGGAACACATCCCATCGGGGGCGATGTGCAGGCCGTTGCCGCGCCGGCGACCCCGATCGGGCATCGCTGGCAGCAGGAAGATTGGAAGGGGAAACAGCGTGTTCAAGACCTCTGGCCGCTGGGAAACCGATGGAAGAGCAGGTCCGGCCGGCATGGGGGCCGCCGCCCCGGCGGGGGCGCTCCACAGCGCCGGAAACGCGAAGGGCCCCGCGGGAAAGCCCGCGAGGCCCGGAAAGCGCCCATGCTCCCCCCGGCGTGGCCGGGGAGGGGGGCTCAGTCCTTCTTGCGAACGCCGATGCCGGCGAACTTCTTGTTGAACTTGGCGATCTGCCCGCCCGTGTCGATCACGCGCTGCTGGCCGGTCCAGGCCGGATGGGACTTCGGGTCGATGTCCAGACGCAGCGTGTCGCCTTCCTTGCCCATGCAGGAGCGGGTCTTGAAGGTGCTGCCGTCGGTCATGATGACCGTGATCTCGTGGTAGTCGGGATGGATATCGGGCTTCATCGGGGGTCTCGTATCTGGTGGCCGCCCGATGCCGACCGGGCGCGCGGAAACGCGGCTTCTAGCCGCCACGCCCCGGTGGCGCAACCGTCAAGGGCTCTTGGCCAGGGCTCCTGGCCGCCGCGCCCCGGCCGGATGGCCTTGCCCCCGGCCCGCACCGCGCCCAAACCGGTGCTGCGCCGGTGGATACGCCGGTGGGTGCGATCGTCCCTCCTTGGTGAAGCCGCGATGAACATCCTCTCCATCCAGTCCTGGGTCGCCTATGGCCATGTCGGCAATGCCTCCGCCGTGTTCCCGCTGCAGCGGCTGGGTGCCGAGGTCTGGGCGCTCAACACCGTGCAGTTCTCCAACCACACCGGCTACGGCGCCTGGCGCGGCCAGGTCTTCGGGGCGGAGCTGATCCGCGATCTGGTGGCGGGGATCGAGGAGCGCGGCGTGCTCGGCACCTGCGACGCCGTGCTGTCCGGCTACATGGGCGATGCCGCGATCGGCGAGGCGATCCTGGAGGCGGTGGCGCGGGTGCGGGCGGCCAACCCGCAGGCGGTCTATTGCTGCGACCCGGTGATCGGCGATGTCGGGCGCGGCGTCTTCGTCCGCCCCGGCATCCCGGAATTCATGCGCGACCGGGCCCTGCCCGCCGCCGATATCGTGACCCCCAACCAGTTCGAGCTGGAATGGCTGACCGGGCGCACCGTCGCCACGCTGGCCGAGGCGAAGGAGGCCGTGCGCGCCCTGCAGGAACGCGGGCCGCGCTGCGTGCTGGTGACCTCGTTGCGGGTCGAGGACACGCCCTCCGACGCGATCGAGATGCTGGCGGCGGAGGGCGGGCACTTCTGGCGGGTCCGCACCCCGCTGCTGCCGATCTCGGTCAACGGCGCGGGCGATGCCATCGCCGCGCTCTTCCTGTTCCACCGCCTGCGCTGGGGCGATGTGCGGGTGGCGGTCTCCTCCGCCGCTTCCTCCATCCACGGCCTGCTGCGCCGGACGGCCGAGGCCGGGTCGCGCGAGATCCTGACCGTGGCGGCGCAGGACGAGTTCGTGCGCCCCAGCCAGACCTTCGTGGCGGAGCCCTGCTGAGAGGGGTCCTGGCCGCGCCGGGGCGGTTGATCTAGCCTCCCGCGCCGAACGACGCGGGAGGAAAGCCGGTGCGCAAGAAGACGATCCTGGTCCTGGCCGGCCTGGCGGCGGGCCTGCCCCTGCTGGCGCCCCCGGCCGCGCGGGCCGCCCCCGGCCCTGTCACCTGCCCGGACGGCCTGCCCACCGGCACGGAATGCCGCCGCGGGCGCGACGCCAATGGCGCCTATTACTGGATCGCGGTGCCGAAGGACTGGAACGGCACGCTGGTGGTGCACAGCCATGGCGGCCCCCGCCTCGGCGCGCCGAAGCCGGACGATCCGGTGGAGGACCTCCAGCGCTTCGCCGTCACCGTGTCGGAGGGCTATGCCTGGGCGGGCAGCAGCTATCGCCGCGGCGGCTACGGCGTGCGCATGGCGGCGGAGGATACGGAGAACCTCCGCAAGCTCTTCGTGGCCGAGGTGGCGCAGCCGAAGCGCACCTTCATCCATGGCCAGTCCTGGGGTGGCAATGTCGCGGCCAAGGCGATCGAGCTCTATCCCGGCAGCTATGACGGCGCGCTGCTGACCAGCGGCGTGCTGGCGGGCGGGACGGAGGGCTATGGCTACCGCACCGACCTGCGCGCCGTGTACCAGTACTACTGCCACAACCACCCGAAGCCCGATGAGCCGCAGTATCCGGTCAATATCGGCCTGCCCGCCGGCGAGCGGATGACGGCGAAGGAGCTGGCGGAACGCGTGAATGCCTGCACCGGGGCCGGGAAGCCGGCGGCGGAGCGCAGCCCGGAGCAGGCGCGGAAGCTGGCCGAGATCACCACGGTGACGCGCCTGCCGGAGCGCACGCTGATCGCGCACATGAACTGGGCGACCTTCCTGTTCCGCGACATCGTGGCGGAGCGGCTGGGCGGACGCAGCCCCTTCGGCAACGAGGGCGTGCGCTACACGGGTTCCTCCGACGACGCGGCGCTGAACGCGGGCGTGCCCCGGCTGCGCGCCGATCCGAAGGCCGTGGCGGAACTGGCGGAGGACAGCGACCTGACCGGCAAGGTCACGATCCCGACCCTGACGATGCACGCGATCGACGACCCCACCGCCTTCGTCGAGCATGAGAGCCATTACCGCGCGGTGCGGGAGAAGGCGGGCACGGCGGGGCTGCTGGTGCAGACCTTCACCCGCGAGCATGTGCACAGCAAGCTGCACACGCCGGAATACGCCGCGGCCTTCGCGGCCCTGTCGCGATGGGTCGAGACGAAGCAGGCGCCGGAACCGGCGGCCATCGCGGCCTCCTGCGAAAGCTACCGCAAGGCCTATCCGGAGACCTGCCTCTTCGACCCCGGCTTCCACCTGGCGCCCTATGACAGCCGGGTCTATCCGCGCGACCCGGCCGGGAAGGACTGAACGCGCCTCAGGAAATCAGGCCGAGCCGCGCCCAGTCGTCCAGGATGGCGGCGAAGGCGATGCCCTCGTTGCGGAAATGCGTGCTGTTGCCGTTCGGCTCCGGGATCCAGCCGCCGCTGTGATGCAGGGCGACCAGCGCCCAGCCGTCGTCGAAGACCGGGGAGCCGGAGGAGCCCGGCATGGTGTCGGTCAGGTACTGCACCACCTGCGCGTCGGCATAGGCGACCTCGTTGTCCACCAGCCCGATCTGCTTGGGCTGGCCGCCCGGGTGCTGGATGATGTTCACGCGCATGCCGACCGAGGCAACGCTGCGGTACGGCGGCACGAAGCCGAACTGCATCCCCGGATCGCCCTGCACGCCGACCAGCGTGTAGTCCAGCGCCTCGCTCGTCACGAAGAGGACGTCCGGCGCGCACTGATAATAGGTGCTGGCCATGAGCTGGCCGGAGGCGTCGGTCTCATAGTTGAAGCGCAGCACGGTCTGGCGCGCGTGATCGGCGCTCGGGATCACATGGTTGTTCGTCAGCAGCAGGTTGGGCGCGATCAGGAAGCCGGTGCCGAGGCCGAGGCCGGTCACGATCACCTGCGTGACACAGCGCGCCCGCCGCGTCCCCAGCTCCAGGAAGGAGATGGGCCGCAGGTTGTTGTCGCCGATCAGCACCTCCTTCTGCGAGAAGGCTTCCTTCTGGCTGCAGACGCGGTGCACCGCCAGCGCCTCCCGCGTCGCACGGGTGTTGTCCTCCTGGCCGCGCCACTGGAAGCCGGGGCCCTCGATCGCCTGGAACATCGTCCTCTCCGCTTTGTCCTCGTCGCTCCCGCCGGGGAGGGACCGGGGCGGCCTCCACGCGCCATGGCGCATCCCTGCCGTCCCGGTCCCTTGTTCCGGCGGCAGCCCCACCCGGTCGCTCCAGGCGGTGCCGCCTCGCCGCTCCCGCCCTAGGTGCCGCTTTCCGAACCCCGCGTTCCGCCGGAAGCCGCGGCGAGCTGCTGGATCTGCTGGTCCAGCGCCTCGCTCTCATTGACCAGGAGGTCCGCCAGAGCGCGCAGGCCCCGTGCGACATCGGCGATCGTGGCCGCGGCGGGCACCGTCACGGTGAAGCCCCCCTGGACGCTCCCCTGGACGCCCCCCTGGGTCGATTCCTGCCGGCCCAGCATGCCGCCCAGGCCGCGTTGCCCGGCCGTGGCGACGGCCACCACCACCGTGCTGGCGGCCCTGCCGAGATCGGAGCCGATGCTGCCACGCTGCCCGGCGCTGGCGGCGACGATGACGACGGTGCTGGCGGCCCTGCCGAGATCGGAGCCGATGCTGCCACGCTGCCCGGCGCTGGCGGCGACGATGACGACGCTGCTGGCGGCCCTGCCGAGATCGGAGCCGATGCTGCCGCGTTGCCCGGCACTGGCGGCGACGACGACGACGGTGCTGGCGGCATTGCCCGCCTGGCTGGCGATGCTGCCGCGCTGCCCGGCCGTGGCGATGGCCACCACCACCGTGCTGGCGGCCAGGCCGCCCAGGAAGCGGCTGCCTTCCGTCAGGTCCAGCGAAGGCTGGATCTGCTGCTGGAAGTCGGGGCTGTTCACATCGACCCCGTTCTTCTCCAGCAGTTCCAGCGTATCCGCCAGGAAGCGCGCGCGCGCGGTCGGCGATTGCAGCAGGCGCTGCTCCAGCGCCTCGAAATTGCCCGGGTCGGAGGATGAGGAGCCCGGGCCGGTACTGCCTGTGTCGGACATGGATGTCTGCTCCGGATTGGACGTTCTGGATGGGTCACGGCAGGGGCCCGGGCCTCGGCGGAGGCACCATGCCCCGGCTGCCGTGAGGTGCGAGTCCTCAGGCGATGCTGACCGAGCGGAGGGTGTCGAGGATGACACGCTCCCCGGCCGCATCGCCCTTCTGCGCCCGCACCGCGGCGAGAAGCTGGGTGATCCGCTCGCATTCCAGCCGCTCCATCACCGCCAGGATGCGGTCGGCCAGGACCGGGTCGCGGAACAGGCGGTGGCAGAGGTGGCACGGGCCCACCGCCTGCGACGGATCGGGCAGGTCGCGCGCCAGATCGGCATCGGCCTCCCGCAGCAGGCGGTAGAGTTCCGCGAAATTCTGGCTCTTCATCACCCGCAGCAGCAGGGAGCCCTCGGCGCGGTCCCAGACCTCGGACAGCGTGTCGCGATACACGTTGCCGAGGCTGAGCTTCGGCATTTCCCGGTTGTAGACCGAGCAGCAGGGATAGACCTCGCCATCCCAGAAGACCGTGATGTCGTGGTAGATCCGCTTGTAGCAACTGCCGAAGCCGGGGCTCTGCGGGACATGGCCATAGCTCGCCGGCGTGACGGAGATGTTGCGCTGCCCCATGCGCCCGACATCGGGCAGCACCACGCGGTTGACGACATCGATGTCCGGCTGCCCCGCATATTCGGGGAAGATCTGCTCCAGCCGCATCGTGTCGTCATAGAAACTGGAGCAGAGGCAGACATGCACGCCGCATTCGCGGGCCGCGTCGATGGCATTGCGCACATATTGCAGCGGCACCCAGTTCTCGTGGCTCGGGTCGTGCGTGGCGGTGAAGACATCGACGCCATGGGCGGCGAGGTCGCGCAGAACGCGCCGCGCCTCCCCCATGTCCTTCGCCCAGTAGCAGGAGGAGATCATGGAGAAGGGCAGGCCGTGCTTCTGCATGCGCGCCGTGATGCGCATGACCTCGTCGTAGAAAATCAGCGCCTCGCCGCCGGTGAAGCCGCATTGCGCGAAGATGCCGAGTTCGGCGGCCTGATCCACCAGGTCCAGCGCCAGCGCCTCGTCCATGGTCTCGCTGCGCTTCGGCGAGCAGCCATAGCAGCAGTAGTCACAGGCCAGCGGGCATTTCATCGTGTAGTTGAGGATCAGGATGTTGAAGAGATCCGGTTCCGGTGTGAAGCCGGTCATGCGGGCGATGTCCGTATCGACCTGCTGGCGGCGCAGGGAGCGCGGCGCCATGGCCAGGCGGGGCCGCAGGAGCCTTTCGGGGCGCGTCACCCGGGCATCGAGGGCGGGAATGCGGTGGCAGGGGCTCGACATGGCTGGGGTCCTGTCTGTTGCTGACCTGGCGGAAGGCAAAGAGATCTCGTCAGCGGACCGGCGGGAAATTTCTTCCGACGGAGCGCATTTGTTCTGAATAAATTGTAATAATTTTCCGTTTTTACTGTGACACATCATCCATTTGAATGATAAATCACGGTTCCCGCTGGATATTTACTATGTGATTTCGATATTGGAACGTTATCACGATCGGTTGATGATTGAGGAACTTCACACAGTCTCAACCGATCCTGGCAGGGCCGCCGTGCCCGGGAACACAGTGGCGCCGCGCCCGGGCCGTGATGCGCGCCACCCGGTTGGAAAGGCGGCTCAGAAGCCGATGCAGGCGGGACGAAGGACGCGCAGCACGGATTCCTGCCGGAAACGCCGCCGGTAGGCTTCGGCGAGGGGTTCCAGCCGCGACGCGGCCTCGGCCGGGCCGGCGCCGGGCAGGGCGAGGATCAGCAGCTTCGATGCCTCGCGCTCCGCATGCCCATCCGCGCCACGCCACTGGCCCATGGCATCCAGCACCGTCAGCCCGTCCGGGAAGCGCGGCGTGACCTCGGCGGCCAGAAAGGCATCCCAGGCGCCCTCGCCGACCACCTGCGCGCCATCCCGGTTCCGGCCGAAGAAGAGTTCCGCCACCATGCCCTGCCGCAGCCCGTCCGGGCAGTCCGCCTGCGAGATGGCGGGGGTGCGGCACAGGCGGAAAGCGCCACCGCCGCGGCCAACGCGGACAGAACGCGCCCGCCGCGCACGGTCTCATCGGCGGGGCGGGCCATGTCAGGCCACGGCCAGCAGGGCGACCCCGGCGCAGATCAGCCCCAGCGCCGCCACCTTGGCCGGGCCCAGCATCTCGCCGAAGGCGAAATGCCCGATCGCCGCGACCGCGACATAGGAAACGGCGGTGCAGGGCAGTGCCACGCTCATCGGCAGCTTGCGCAGCGCCACGATGTAGAGCAGCGCCGCGCCGCCATAGGCACCAAGGCCGATGATGGTCTGCCAGCGGAAAAGCTGGGTGAGGAAGCCGCCCTCGCCCAGCGTGCCGGCCTTGAGCAGGACCTGGCCGAACAGCGAGGTGCTGATCGCCGCGGCCAGCGCGATCCAGGAAGGCATCATCGGACTTCGGCACCGTCCCTTTGCACGGCCGCCGCGACGGCCTCGTGGGGCGCCATCTCCGGCCTCGCCCGCAGCTCCTCGCGCACCACGCCCTGCGGCTTGCCGTTGGCGGACAGGAAGGCGCGGCCGACATACTCGCCCAGCACGCCCAGGATGACGAACTGCACGCCCGCGATCAGCAGCGTGACCACCATCAGCGAGGGCCAGCCGGAGGGCATGCCATGCACGAAGGTCTCCAGCACCACCCAGGCGGCGCCGAGCATCCCCAGGCAGCCCATGCCGATGCCGGCGAGCCCGGCCATGCGCAGCGGCTTCACCGAGAAGGAGGTGGCGAGGTTCAGCCAGAGCCGGACCAGCCGGCGCAGCGTGTAGTTGGAACGGCCCTCGGCGCGGGCGAGGTGGCGGACCTCGATGGAATCGATCCGCTGTGTCACCTGCATGATCAGCCCATCGATATAGGGATAGGGGCCGGTGTAGCGGGTGATGTTCTCCACCACGAGGGCGGACATGCAGCGGAAGGAGGAGAGGTAGAGGCCGGGCGGCTTGTCCAGCAGGCTGTCGGCCACCCTGTTGGCGAAGCGGGAGCCGATGTTGCGCCAGGCATCGTGCTTCTTCTCCGCATAGCGCGTGTACACCACGTCCCAGCCGCCGAGCCGGGCATGGTCGTAGAGCCGGACGACCTCCTCCGGCGGGTTCTGCAGGTCGTCATCCATGGTGATGACATAGCTGCCGCGGGTGCGGCGCAGCCCGCTCATGACCGCGTTGTGCTCGCCGAAGTTCCGGGCATGCTCGACATAGGTGACGGGCACCGTGGCGGTCTCGATCAGGCGCCGGCAGACATCGCCGGAATTGTCCGGACTGCCGTCATTGACCAGCACGATCTCGATGCCCCCGGCGGGGCGCAGGGCGGAGAGGGCCTCCACCAGCCGGCCGACCGTGGCCGCGCCGCGATAGACGGGAACGACGATGCTGAGGCCGTGGAACCCGTCCAGGGCCGGTGCGGCCGGTGCGGAGGGCAGGGGGAACATGGCGTGGTCGTCCTTCTCGCCGGCCGCGCACGGCCTGGGATGGCGGCCGGGGGCAGGCTGCCAGGGTGGATGATGGCGTTCTCTTTAGGCCAAAAAATGACCGATGGGCCCCGGAATTGCGACAGGTCGTCCGAAAGGTGCAACGTTTCCTCATCCGGAGGGGATGACCGCCATCCGGGGATGCAGGGTCCGGCGGCCGCGAGACCCTTCCTCGTCCAGGAGCTCGATCTCCAGCAGCCCGGGCACCGGTGGGAGCGGACAGTCCAGGTGCCAGCCGGCGGCGACGCGCCCATACTCCTCGAAGGCACCTGCCAGATCCGGGCGCGGGCCCGCCACATCGGCCTCGCCGAGCAGGTCCCCGCCGTGACGCAGGCGAAGCCGGGTGATGGGCGGGTCCGCCAGCACGAAGCCGCGCAGCACCAGCCGCTCCCGCTCCGGATAGGCGGCCATGTGCACGCCGAGGCGGAGGGGCAGCCGCCCGGCGGGGCGCCGTGCCGGCATGGGCCTCCCGGCACGGCGCCGGTGCGCCCGCGCCAGGCTTTCCAGCAGCCGCGCCATGCGGAGGGCGTGGCATGGCGCGCGGCCGCCGACGGCCTCCTCCAGGAACCGGTCCACCGCCTCGCCATCCTTCCGGGCCCGGCCGAGCGCCCCGAGCACGGCCTCCGGTTCCAGCGAGGCGGACAGGCCGGGAATTCCCCCGAAGGCATCGAGGGCGTCGTCCAGCGGCAGCGAGACCAGAGGCTTGCCCAGGGCCAGGGCCTCCAGCCCCAGCGTGGAATAATTGGTCAGCACCGCCGAGCAGGCCGCCAGGGCGGGGATCGGGTCCTCCCCATCGACCAGCGCCTGCAAAGCCGGGTCGCGTGGCAACCGGCCCTCGGGGCGGTAGAGGCCGGGGCGGGCAGGATGGTCGCGCACCAGCACGGGGCATCCCAGCCGCGCCTCCAACTCGGTCAGCAGCCGGTTCACCGCCTCCACGGCGGTGGGGCGCGCGTCGGCGACATAGAGCAGGAAGCCCCGGTCGCTGCTGGGCTGCTCCGCCAGCCGGTCCAGCTTCGGCAGGCCCGCCACCCGCGCGCGGGCGCGCAGCCAGGGCGCCAGCCGGCCCAGGTCGCGCGGGCCGAAGGCCAGGAAGGCGTCGCAGGTGTCGTGCCGGTTCATCTCCTCCCAGCGCTGCACCAGCCCATGCTGCACGCCGATCCAGAGGGGCGGGCGCGGCAGGCGGCCCCGCAGATCCTCCCGGAGCCGGGCGAAGGGCAGGGTGTTCACCGCCAGCACCAGGGCGCCGGGGCGGAAGGCTTCGATCTCCGCCGCGATCTCCTCCAGAAAGCCGGGCGAGCGGGCATGGGCGGCATATTCCGCCACGGTCCCGGCGGGATGCTCCAGGATGCGGTGCGTGCCTTCCGCCCAGCCGGCGAATCGGTCACGCGAGGCATCGCCCGGCAAGGGGTAGAGCAGGCTGCGGCAGGCATGGCCTCCGGCGCGCAGCACCGCCATGGCCGGGGCGAGGTTGTCGAGCGCCCGGAAGGTGCTGCCCAGAAAGAGGAATCTCAAGCCTGTCCCCACCATGGCGGCCCGTGCAGCACGGTGTCCCGGAAGGGATCGGATGCGGGCCGTGGGGTGATATCAACCACCGCGTGTGGTGCCGGGGCAAGCGCCACGATGGCACCCCGCCCCGGAGCGCGGATGGTCAGGGCCGCGCGGCCATCGCCAGCACGGAACCCCCGGCGGGAAAGCGCGCCCCGGCGGCGAGCAGACGGCGCTCGGCCCGGTCCACCGCCGTCAGCGTGGCGTCGAGCCAGGGCGGGAAGGGCGCCACATCGCTGGGGGCATCCTCGCCCCGCGACAGCAGCTTCCGCTGCGCCACCATCAGCGGCAGCAGGAGGCTGTTCCAGTACCGGGTCTCGATGCGGCCGAAGCCCGCCCCGGCCAGCAGGCGGCGGGCGGCGGGCGCGGTGTAGCGGCGGGCGTTGTGGACCCGCGTGTCATGGGCCGAGCGCAGCCATTCGAAGGCCGGCAAATTCAGGATCAGGCGGCCCCCCGGCGCCAGGACGCGGTGGAACTCGGACAGCGCCAGGGCTTCGGTCACGCCCCGGTGGCAGAGCACGTCCACCGACACCACGGCATCGAAGCTGCCATCGGCGAAAGGCAGGCGGTTGACGTCGCCGCAGGCCACGGTGGCGCCGGACTTGGCGGCGGCCCGCCGCGCGGCGCCATCGTCATATTCCAGGCCGGTGCGCCGCAGCCCGGGCATCGTGCCCTCCAGCCGGCGCAGGAAACCGCCGGTGCCGCAGCCGGCATCCAGCACGCGCGCCCCGGGCGGCAGGGTGGCGAGGGCATGGGCGAGCCGCGCATGGATGGCGCGGTACCACCACATGCCTTCCTCGGCCTCGTCCATCAGCGTGTATTCGGCGGGCTCCACGGGGCGGATTATTCGCCGCGGCCGCGGCCGCCACAAGGCGCTGCCGCCTCGCCACCGCCGTATTCGTCTGCCAGAATCCTCCCGCCGATGTGACCGCCCCTGCTTCCTGCCTCGCCGGACGATGAAACCGCCTCCACACCAGACCGGCCCGGCCACACCGGGCCACCCCCTGGGCCACCCCTTGGGCCCCGTGCCAGCCTCC
Protein-coding regions in this window:
- a CDS encoding glycosyltransferase family 2 protein gives rise to the protein MFPLPSAPAAPALDGFHGLSIVVPVYRGAATVGRLVEALSALRPAGGIEIVLVNDGSPDNSGDVCRRLIETATVPVTYVEHARNFGEHNAVMSGLRRTRGSYVITMDDDLQNPPEEVVRLYDHARLGGWDVVYTRYAEKKHDAWRNIGSRFANRVADSLLDKPPGLYLSSFRCMSALVVENITRYTGPYPYIDGLIMQVTQRIDSIEVRHLARAEGRSNYTLRRLVRLWLNLATSFSVKPLRMAGLAGIGMGCLGMLGAAWVVLETFVHGMPSGWPSLMVVTLLIAGVQFVILGVLGEYVGRAFLSANGKPQGVVREELRARPEMAPHEAVAAAVQRDGAEVR
- a CDS encoding class I SAM-dependent methyltransferase, with the translated sequence MEPAEYTLMDEAEEGMWWYRAIHARLAHALATLPPGARVLDAGCGTGGFLRRLEGTMPGLRRTGLEYDDGAARRAAAKSGATVACGDVNRLPFADGSFDAVVSVDVLCHRGVTEALALSEFHRVLAPGGRLILNLPAFEWLRSAHDTRVHNARRYTAPAARRLLAGAGFGRIETRYWNSLLLPLMVAQRKLLSRGEDAPSDVAPFPPWLDATLTAVDRAERRLLAAGARFPAGGSVLAMAARP
- a CDS encoding DUF3574 domain-containing protein codes for the protein MVAELFFGRNRDGAQVVGEGAWDAFLAAEVTPRFPDGLTVLDAMGQWRGADGHAEREASKLLILALPGAGPAEAASRLEPLAEAYRRRFRQESVLRVLRPACIGF
- a CDS encoding DMT family transporter; its protein translation is MMPSWIALAAAISTSLFGQVLLKAGTLGEGGFLTQLFRWQTIIGLGAYGGAALLYIVALRKLPMSVALPCTAVSYVAVAAIGHFAFGEMLGPAKVAALGLICAGVALLAVA